The DNA sequence GATAATATATGTCCAACCTTTAAATATTTTCAgtaaatcctaaataatttattaGGATCTTATTTTGGACACCCAGCCTATGAATACGGTAATTAAAAATTACTtatataataatgataaaacattaaaaaaaaaagaattggaTGGATTAGTGttaatgatgataattattAGGACGTACCAATAGTAATCCCAACGAGGGCGGACCCTCTTCATGTGGTTTTCGCCGTAAGGGTAATCGGTCTCAGCACGTTTGGTGTTCTGAAAAGCACAGCAACCAATGGAGTAAATAGCGATTAGGAAGACAAGCATGACGATGTTGAGTACTGACAGCTTGTGCCAGTCGATCCTAATATCTTCCAACACTCCAGCCTTGCAAGAATCACACTCGTAACACAACAGATTCTGTGCGTTGTTCCAACGGTAACAATCTGGGTCTTGTGCACTACTTCCAATCACGTTATAGTTACATGCCGTTGGAGGTTTACAACAACCCGATTGTATAGGACTCATATCTTTTTCCATATAATCTAAAGGGGTCCAAATAGAAAGCTTGGCACAAGTTTTGGAGCTGAAAATACAACCCCTTATGGTACTCCAATAATTAGGATTCTTAATCCTGTTGGTTAACCATGGTGAGTATTTTTCAAGATGGTATTCTTTGTATACCCTACCGGGGACTTCGACACCGCCACCAGGGCCGGTGACGACAAACCCGAAAACGGTGAGACCCATGAGTGTGGCTATAAGGAAGAGCATGACAACTAGGTAGACCCAAAGGGCCCATGCCACGTGAAAACATGCGCCTATGAAGCCTGCTAAAGAGACTATGAGGACAACAAAGCCAATCACAAGAAGTGGGGTTTGGAGGAAGCTCTCGCAGGTGGTGCTGCTTCGAGCCATCCATAGGCCTCCGCCGATGATAGGTATGGAAGCCAAGAGAGTGAAGAGGTTCAAGAACCCTATCACTGTGTTGCTCAACCGGTACATTTTTTTAATGTAGTCTTATTGCTTTGATGCTTAATTTCTTTCTCTTTTGCTTTGAGCCTCTCTTTTTATTCTTGTGAAGGCTTTCTATAGATTAATATGTGGGTTCACTTTGGAAATTCAAAATGTCTCTTGATCCCTTTTGGtagcttttttattttattttagtcatgATCATGATACCATACAACTTTATGTATCATGTCATTATTTCTTGCTAGCTAAGGAACTTTATTATTGGGAAATATGGTAGCTAATATTAGTTTATTATATACTTTGGGAATTTACTAAAATGTCCTTATTAGATATTTGACATTTTGACTTGTATCTAAAGGGAAGGAGTACTATATAGAGTGGGCTAGCTAGCTATATGTAAAAGTAAAGAAACTTGAGTAATAGAGCTAAGTATAGGATCACCTGGAAGCAATGATCATCATTCATGGATAGAGTTGTAAATTACTCATCATCATTAGCTCatattctgaattcaaatactATTTTATATATCCATTAAAATCTGAAGGCATTTTTGCCcgtgtataaaataaattatttttattgttttttttttttttgtaattgatggacatatgtaattatatttcatttttagATAAAGATTGATTACAGAAATTAGtcacttaattttaaaaagaactTAAATGGGTGCGAAAGATGAACTGAATTATTAGTCCTCATGAAATAAATCTAGCTCAATAAAAAGAGCTATACTGATATTACGACACGTGGACCAATGAGGATAAGTCCTCCTAATTAACCGAGTTCCTTCTTTTCTCATCTTATAAATAGCTGACCTGACCTGTGTACATGTCATTTATTCTATAGTAAGAAAAAACAATACTCACTTAAAGTTAAAACTTCACGTCTGAATTTCTTAGGACTATAATAAATTGCTCCAATCAGGAAAGAATTTATCAATGGTGGAAATTGAGTAGACTGATCAATGAAGTACGAGattgaaaaaaatttattgGTAGGGATTTTTACGCTATATAACATTCTTCATGCCAATACAATTAGCTATAGAATATATACTAATCATATATTATGCCACGTATGATATGTAGTTAGAGCCAAACTATTATTTTACTAGAGCATCTCCATAAGAGACGAACATCTATAATTGTCGAAAGTAACTTATgattttaaaagatattttttttaatatttatattcttaaaatttataatcTTGAAAAAACTAAGATCACCCTAATAGCAACCCCCATTAGAATGCTTTTATGATAACCTTATAGGATCAGTTTTATGTTATATAAACTACAGAAATTCAATACACATATATAGATACATAAATAGTAACAAAAAAACCCAACATGGACCTTGACTTGAACTTGATATACATCAAGGCCCTAACCACCTTGACCCACTGTTTTATGTTATTGATTCTACTAATTAAGAAAACTGCTTAAGAGTTAAGAATAAAGAGGGTTAAGCATCAGCTGCCTATTCATAGTCCAAGGCAAGCAAGGAACAAGAGGCATATTTTTTTGGTGAACTACAAAATGCGTTTCAGATGGGTCAGTCACTTTTGGATTATATATGGACCCCATTTTACGTGCTTCTTTTTGAAGCATTATTAGGAGGACCAACCATGGATTAGGCACTCGAATAGAATATATGTCTTGCCTTCTTCCTTATcccatcatatatatatatactagtttaATATATGCCTTTGATTCTTTATTATAGTCTCTAGTACGTACTGCTCCACTACAAGATTATTTCTCCTTACTTTTCCTTATATTTCTCTCCAATCAATTTCAGATCCTCGATCGATAAATAATAATGTAACAAATAATTAGCAAGCtgcaattataaaatatttgttCACGACTTTCTAGAAAAGACAATAAACTGTTACTGttagctttctttctttctccgAATTATTCATACAGTCGCACTACTACAGTTTTTGACTCCTCAGTGAGAATTAAAGGCATGGAGCTGTCAAGA is a window from the Cannabis sativa cultivar Pink pepper isolate KNU-18-1 chromosome 1, ASM2916894v1, whole genome shotgun sequence genome containing:
- the LOC115708138 gene encoding tetraspanin-6 produces the protein MYRLSNTVIGFLNLFTLLASIPIIGGGLWMARSSTTCESFLQTPLLVIGFVVLIVSLAGFIGACFHVAWALWVYLVVMLFLIATLMGLTVFGFVVTGPGGGVEVPGRVYKEYHLEKYSPWLTNRIKNPNYWSTIRGCIFSSKTCAKLSIWTPLDYMEKDMSPIQSGCCKPPTACNYNVIGSSAQDPDCYRWNNAQNLLCYECDSCKAGVLEDIRIDWHKLSVLNIVMLVFLIAIYSIGCCAFQNTKRAETDYPYGENHMKRVRPRWDYYWWRWWHDKRHQLY